A DNA window from Petrotoga sibirica DSM 13575 contains the following coding sequences:
- a CDS encoding efflux RND transporter permease subunit, translated as MREKKDFFLELANFITQNAYYIIAVVLVFTIFFGFFSTRLKVNSDLLKILPQDSEVIVELLEEQAFLEGSDVMVAAFFLNDNVQPSQIASTFYDLMQKEPTFLSFVQTDLSFLFSYGIINLSQTDLIYTMYENLQSFGSLLSRNFTYDFKLFEKADNFLEDIYGLENFLQTGKNNDLISSYYTLSPDGKVMIMGLTFNKASSDLDYVNYIVPKIDSILTEIEKTFNIKTGLTNSYVTGYESNRTVMEDFKITTTLSIIFITILFAFAFGNFTSSIIVLLGLIISTFLTMGLITLTFGELNIVTSFVMAITLGLGIAYGIHVMTRFSKEIEDDGNFTTALASTYKGILLPLFFGMITTVIVFLTLFFMGLPAFKELAIVSSMGLLVFFFIMIFFVPTLIYALKVKIKISPFTVKIDDAFKKIPHFISKNSKMIFIIVVPAVSIFSVLGLVNYSNFSYTPPGLISSNSESVKVGEQILDHFGNISFDTLQYLMRVDEDIETVKKELLNTGVVESVNSLPDIIQENLGEFSKIKTQLEGLSQVINNPIIISVLKKNNLYSDSLKLIDAAARSSDLYHFTLNIMDIFPEDLRGNFLIEKDGQKYLILEVTPKFSLWSNNGIKIFFDALGEKGENILGLPKATYKIMEMIRKRFYIPLFLSFISIWGITAIVRKNVLQPSEAMLSLIISVLATFGVSYLLGIKATFVTVLTFPLIFGIGIDGFLHIYHTFSTNKTNFWNILKSITFSLSTTTLSFLSFQFSRGELLKEFSLTMSMSLGFTWLFTTVMFIVNREMLRKFWKRKK; from the coding sequence GTGAGAGAAAAAAAGGACTTCTTTTTAGAACTTGCTAATTTTATCACCCAAAATGCTTATTACATAATAGCGGTAGTTTTAGTCTTTACAATTTTCTTTGGCTTTTTTTCCACTAGATTGAAGGTAAACTCAGATTTGTTGAAAATACTTCCTCAAGACTCGGAAGTTATTGTTGAACTTCTAGAAGAACAAGCATTTCTTGAAGGATCTGATGTGATGGTTGCTGCGTTTTTTCTCAACGATAATGTCCAGCCTTCACAAATTGCCTCAACTTTTTACGATTTGATGCAAAAAGAACCTACCTTTTTAAGTTTTGTGCAAACGGATCTCTCTTTCCTTTTTTCATACGGCATCATAAACTTAAGCCAAACGGATTTAATTTACACTATGTATGAGAACTTACAAAGTTTTGGCAGTTTATTAAGTAGAAATTTCACCTATGATTTCAAGTTATTTGAAAAAGCGGATAACTTTTTAGAGGATATTTACGGTTTAGAAAACTTTCTCCAAACTGGTAAAAATAATGATTTAATCAGTTCCTACTACACTTTATCACCTGATGGAAAAGTTATGATAATGGGACTTACTTTCAACAAAGCTTCTTCTGATTTAGATTACGTAAACTACATAGTTCCAAAAATAGACTCAATTTTAACAGAGATTGAAAAGACTTTCAATATAAAAACAGGTTTGACTAATTCCTATGTCACGGGATACGAATCTAATCGTACGGTAATGGAAGATTTTAAAATAACAACAACCTTATCGATAATTTTTATAACTATTCTATTCGCTTTCGCATTTGGTAATTTCACTTCTTCTATAATAGTACTTTTAGGTTTAATAATATCTACATTTTTAACGATGGGGCTCATCACGTTAACTTTCGGAGAATTGAATATTGTAACTTCTTTTGTAATGGCAATAACTTTAGGTTTGGGAATAGCTTATGGGATTCATGTAATGACGAGATTTTCAAAAGAAATTGAGGATGATGGTAATTTCACTACTGCATTGGCTTCGACTTACAAAGGAATACTTTTGCCTCTGTTCTTTGGAATGATAACTACTGTTATAGTTTTCTTAACGCTTTTTTTCATGGGATTACCCGCTTTTAAAGAGTTAGCAATCGTTAGCTCAATGGGTTTATTGGTTTTTTTCTTTATTATGATTTTTTTTGTTCCAACGTTAATTTACGCTTTAAAAGTAAAAATAAAAATTTCTCCTTTTACAGTCAAAATAGATGATGCCTTTAAAAAAATCCCTCACTTTATATCAAAAAATTCAAAAATGATTTTTATTATAGTGGTTCCAGCAGTTTCGATCTTCAGCGTTTTGGGTTTAGTTAATTACAGTAACTTTTCGTACACGCCTCCAGGGCTAATTTCTTCTAATTCAGAATCTGTTAAGGTGGGAGAACAAATTTTGGATCACTTTGGAAATATTTCTTTTGATACGTTGCAGTATCTAATGAGAGTTGACGAAGATATTGAAACTGTTAAAAAAGAATTATTGAACACGGGTGTTGTGGAATCTGTCAACAGTTTACCAGACATAATTCAAGAAAATCTTGGAGAATTTTCTAAGATAAAAACACAGTTAGAAGGTTTATCTCAAGTTATAAATAATCCAATAATAATATCCGTTTTAAAAAAGAATAATCTATATTCAGACAGTCTAAAACTGATAGATGCTGCTGCTCGCTCTTCTGACCTTTACCATTTTACCTTGAATATCATGGATATTTTCCCTGAGGATCTCAGAGGAAACTTTTTAATAGAGAAGGATGGTCAAAAATATCTTATTCTGGAAGTAACTCCCAAATTCAGCCTTTGGAGTAACAACGGAATAAAAATTTTCTTTGACGCGCTTGGGGAAAAAGGAGAAAACATTCTGGGTTTACCAAAAGCAACATATAAAATAATGGAGATGATCAGAAAAAGATTTTATATACCATTATTTCTATCTTTCATCTCCATATGGGGTATAACTGCAATTGTTAGAAAAAATGTGCTTCAACCATCTGAAGCTATGCTTAGTCTGATAATTTCTGTATTAGCTACTTTTGGTGTGTCATATTTATTAGGTATAAAGGCTACTTTCGTAACCGTTCTAACTTTTCCCTTAATCTTTGGTATAGGTATAGATGGATTTCTACATATATATCACACGTTCAGTACTAACAAGACAAACTTTTGGAATATCTTAAAATCCATAACATTTTCACTTTCTACGACAACACTCTCTTTCTTGAGCTTTCAATTTTCTAGGGGAGAGCTTTTAAAAGAATTTAGTTTGACGATGTCTATGTCCTTGGGTTTTACCTGGCTATTCACAACCGTTATGTTCATAGTAAATAGAGAAATGCTCAGAAAATTTTGGAAAAGAAAAAAGTAG
- a CDS encoding metal-sensitive transcriptional regulator, producing the protein MSSNYNKDNLITRLKRIEGQVRGLQKMLEEERRCADILTQLSAVKGALNKTAEEIMKGYTKSCILEYEESGNEKMLDELIQVLSKFREI; encoded by the coding sequence ATGTCTTCAAATTATAATAAAGATAATTTAATCACACGATTAAAAAGAATAGAAGGTCAGGTTAGGGGCCTTCAAAAAATGCTGGAAGAAGAGAGAAGATGTGCAGATATATTGACCCAGTTATCTGCAGTGAAAGGAGCTTTGAACAAAACCGCAGAAGAAATAATGAAAGGTTACACAAAAAGTTGTATATTAGAATATGAAGAATCTGGAAACGAAAAGATGTTAGATGAATTAATACAAGTCTTGTCTAAATTTAGAGAAATATGA
- the ftsH gene encoding ATP-dependent zinc metalloprotease FtsH → MNNNQNRRGSLIGPLFIYFILAMLIFMSISQLNTSNITEISYTDLVNLINQDTIISLQIDTSGLIRAKAKNGQLFQVYAPTLLMDQAYVRALANDGIKVEYIKNTGASWWVTMLIYMLPLIILMFFWFWMFRRSGTGDGIPGANYRRNPARRYDSKKNKITFNDVAGIDEVKEELEDIVNFLKDPKNFSALGAKMPKGVLLSGPPGTGKTLVARAVAGEADVPFYFMSGSDFVELFVGVGAARVRDLFKEARENSPSIIFIDELDAVGRQRGTGLGGGHDEREQTLNALLVEMDGFDPREGIVVMAATNRPDILDKALLRPGRFDKKIFLDVPDLRAREEIIKIHLSGKKIADDIDVKSLAQSTPGFVGADLENMVNEAALLAARDTRDHITNDDFQEAIERVIVGPARKSRKITPKEKKVITYHELGHAFLGYLLPYADPVHKITIVPRGQAALGYTMQLPTEDRFLITEPEIKDKIVGMLGGRAAEEIVFNEITTGAGNDLKRATELVREMVAQLGMSEKIGPIAWGEEEGEIFLGREITRMKNFSQETAKEIDSEIKNFILSSYEKAKNLLSENRKRLDLLAIYLYNKENISGKEFKKMMEMDIEELNTYVLKDKDVKEKDLFVSYA, encoded by the coding sequence ATGAATAACAATCAAAACAGAAGAGGGTCCCTCATTGGACCGCTTTTTATATATTTTATTCTCGCTATGCTTATTTTTATGAGCATTTCTCAGTTAAATACATCGAACATCACTGAGATAAGTTATACCGATCTCGTGAACTTAATAAATCAAGACACGATCATAAGTTTGCAGATCGACACAAGTGGCCTTATCCGAGCGAAAGCCAAAAATGGACAGCTTTTTCAGGTTTATGCCCCAACTTTGCTTATGGATCAGGCTTATGTTAGAGCATTAGCAAACGATGGAATTAAGGTTGAGTATATTAAAAACACCGGGGCAAGTTGGTGGGTTACTATGCTTATCTATATGTTGCCATTAATAATACTAATGTTTTTTTGGTTTTGGATGTTCAGAAGATCTGGAACTGGAGATGGAATACCAGGAGCCAATTACAGGAGAAACCCTGCCAGAAGATACGATTCTAAAAAAAACAAAATTACTTTCAACGACGTGGCTGGAATCGACGAAGTTAAGGAAGAGTTAGAAGATATAGTTAATTTTCTAAAAGATCCTAAAAACTTTAGTGCATTGGGAGCAAAAATGCCTAAAGGTGTTCTCTTGTCAGGACCTCCGGGCACAGGAAAAACTTTGGTAGCTAGAGCTGTTGCAGGTGAGGCTGACGTGCCGTTTTATTTTATGTCGGGTTCCGATTTCGTAGAATTATTTGTAGGTGTGGGAGCAGCTAGAGTCCGAGACCTTTTTAAAGAAGCAAGAGAGAACAGCCCCTCAATAATTTTCATCGACGAACTTGATGCCGTTGGAAGGCAAAGAGGAACAGGCTTGGGTGGAGGTCATGATGAAAGGGAACAAACTTTGAACGCTTTGCTGGTTGAAATGGACGGCTTTGACCCCCGAGAAGGCATAGTAGTAATGGCAGCAACAAATAGACCAGACATCTTAGATAAAGCACTCTTAAGACCGGGAAGGTTCGACAAAAAAATATTCTTAGATGTACCTGATTTGAGAGCTAGAGAAGAAATTATAAAGATTCATCTAAGTGGGAAAAAAATCGCAGACGATATAGATGTTAAAAGTTTGGCTCAAAGTACCCCTGGTTTTGTCGGAGCTGATTTAGAAAATATGGTAAATGAAGCAGCTTTACTAGCAGCGAGAGACACCAGAGATCACATAACTAACGATGATTTCCAAGAGGCAATAGAAAGGGTGATCGTTGGCCCTGCTCGTAAATCACGAAAGATAACACCAAAAGAGAAGAAAGTTATTACCTATCACGAATTGGGCCATGCTTTTTTAGGTTATCTTTTACCTTACGCGGATCCTGTTCACAAAATCACTATAGTTCCTCGCGGACAAGCGGCTTTAGGTTACACGATGCAACTTCCGACTGAAGATAGATTTTTAATCACAGAACCAGAAATAAAGGATAAAATAGTCGGTATGTTAGGAGGAAGAGCTGCTGAGGAAATTGTATTCAACGAAATCACAACAGGAGCAGGAAACGATTTAAAGAGAGCCACCGAGCTAGTAAGGGAAATGGTTGCCCAATTAGGTATGAGTGAAAAGATCGGACCCATTGCATGGGGTGAAGAAGAAGGAGAAATATTTTTAGGAAGAGAAATAACTCGAATGAAGAATTTTTCCCAAGAGACTGCCAAAGAAATTGATTCAGAAATCAAGAATTTTATTCTTAGCAGTTATGAAAAAGCTAAGAACTTACTGTCAGAAAATAGAAAACGCCTTGACCTTTTAGCTATTTATCTGTACAATAAAGAGAATATTTCTGGAAAAGAGTTCAAAAAAATGATGGAAATGGACATAGAGGAGCTTAATACCTACGTTTTAAAAGATAAAGATGTAAAAGAAAAGGATCTTTTTGTGTCTTATGCATAA
- a CDS encoding S41 family peptidase: MSKKKKKLLSVIIIFGLFITSWIFADTVSNSYQGNSVMQIYLDKFEEPIYSTLYYIVNYYYDKDNVDYDKIVDSTIEGMMKGLDDPFAWYLDSVQTEESKIDIEGKYGGVGLTIRYDYEMNAVVIVSPMNGTPAQRAGLMSNDYILSVDGIPTSELGLNKSASLMRGEPGTEVTLEIYRNTWTEPKNITLIRETIETKTVKFDTIEYKNKKLGYILLTNFAKTSSQEMKEALNNLSNQNIEGIIIDLRNNPGGLLQSAVDVTSMFLKSGKVVSVKYFDGTKESITTIPGNYYSFLQNIPIVLLVNEGSASASEILTGALKDNGVATIIGETTYGKAAVQNTFSLSTGGEIWLPIAHYFTPSGSDIHLKGINPDIEVSNPEREVISMTEISEEEATQAFYTTTEKPVLNIEEDLQLKTALDFLIGGN, translated from the coding sequence ATGAGTAAAAAAAAGAAAAAATTACTATCTGTAATAATAATTTTTGGTTTATTCATTACTTCCTGGATTTTCGCAGATACTGTTTCTAACAGTTATCAAGGGAATTCTGTAATGCAAATCTATTTAGATAAGTTTGAAGAACCTATTTACTCTACGTTATATTACATAGTCAATTATTATTATGATAAAGACAACGTAGATTATGACAAAATAGTGGATTCCACAATTGAAGGGATGATGAAAGGACTCGATGATCCTTTTGCTTGGTACCTTGATTCCGTTCAGACAGAAGAAAGCAAGATAGACATAGAAGGTAAATATGGTGGAGTTGGGTTGACTATTAGATATGATTATGAAATGAATGCGGTTGTTATCGTCTCACCAATGAATGGAACTCCCGCACAAAGAGCAGGACTAATGTCTAACGATTACATTTTATCCGTTGATGGTATCCCCACTTCTGAACTCGGCCTTAACAAATCAGCTTCGTTAATGAGGGGTGAACCTGGAACGGAAGTTACCTTGGAAATATACCGCAACACATGGACCGAACCAAAGAATATTACATTAATAAGAGAAACAATAGAAACTAAGACGGTAAAATTTGATACGATAGAATACAAAAATAAGAAGTTGGGCTACATATTACTCACTAATTTTGCCAAAACAAGTTCTCAAGAAATGAAAGAAGCCCTAAATAACCTTTCAAATCAGAATATAGAAGGAATAATAATTGATTTAAGAAATAATCCGGGCGGACTTTTACAATCAGCTGTTGATGTTACTTCCATGTTTTTAAAAAGCGGTAAAGTAGTTAGTGTTAAATATTTTGATGGTACAAAAGAATCTATTACAACTATTCCAGGTAATTATTACAGCTTTTTACAAAATATTCCTATTGTTTTGTTGGTTAATGAAGGTTCGGCTTCTGCATCTGAGATCTTAACCGGGGCACTTAAAGATAATGGTGTAGCAACTATTATTGGAGAAACAACGTATGGAAAAGCTGCGGTACAGAACACATTTAGTTTATCTACCGGAGGAGAAATCTGGTTACCTATAGCTCATTACTTCACACCAAGCGGGTCAGATATTCATTTAAAAGGGATAAATCCTGATATAGAGGTAAGTAATCCAGAAAGGGAAGTCATCTCAATGACAGAAATATCTGAAGAAGAAGCAACTCAGGCTTTCTATACGACTACAGAAAAACCTGTACTAAATATTGAAGAAGATTTGCAATTGAAAACCGCCTTGGACTTTTTAATTGGGGGTAACTAA